Proteins encoded in a region of the Planococcus citri chromosome 1, ihPlaCitr1.1, whole genome shotgun sequence genome:
- the LOC135831502 gene encoding methyltransferase-like 26 — translation MKILREDHFFCIAWLTFISCVKYSYASLYSEELDPVYGTRKFAPTNRYKEAIAEHLSRFVKNNTIFVEITSGTGQLISFLADYFPAITFVPSDHDPYNIPSIEFYKKLNMVGNLKAPFLFDVRIDSNKWFKRTMQNETVDYIFNSYLIHLAPPECYKALIQGVNQYLKHRGLFFLFGPFKYLNNTLTEADRIFDQQLKEANPLWGLRDAEEEIRVELEKLNILLCVTFNFAFDLQLQVYKKGTRVLW, via the exons atgaaaattctTCGCgaggatcattttttttgtattgctTGGTTGACGTTTATTTCCTGTGTGAAGTACTCGTACGCTTCGCTATATTCGGAAGAATTG GATCCAGTTTACGGTACGAGGAAATTTGCGCCCACCAATCGATACAAAGAAGCCATAGCCGAACACTTGTCACGTTTCGTGAAAAATAATACGATCTTCGTCGAGATCACTTCCGGAACGGGGCAACTGATTTCCTTTTTAGCCGACTATTTTCCAGCCATTACGTTCGTACCGAGTGATCACGATCCTTACAATATTCCGTCGATCGAGTTTTATAAAAAGCTCAACATGGTGGGCAATCTGAAAGCTCCGTTTCTTTTCGACGTACGCATCGATTCGAATAAATGGTTCAAGCGTACAATGCAGAACGAAACTGTCGACTATATTTTCAATTCGTATTTAATACATCTCGCTCCGCCCGAATGTTACAAAG CTTTAATTCAAGGAGTCAATCAGTATTTAAAACACAGAGGATTATTCTTCTTGTTTGGCCCGTTCAAATATCTTAATAATACGTTGACCGAAGCGGATAGAATTTTTGATCAACAACTCAAAGAAGCCAATCCATTGTGGGGTTTACGAGATGCCGAAGAAGAGATACGAGTAGAATTGGAGAAACTCAATATCCTACTGTGTGTTACCTTCAATTTCGCCTTCGATTTACAACTGCAAGTTTACAAAAAAGGCACTCGTGTGTTGTGGTAA
- the LOC135836213 gene encoding F-box/LRR-repeat protein 21-like, translated as MATFDNLPEEIVLKIFKFVPQSCLQNDIAKVCERWQRISRDNSLYRDVHFDARLSLNMAIDVIQKYAQHINRLVISRRLDTDDILKVLPACTNLTSLTADSCTGWFIPYGRISTEVDADLISTILEKNAKLGSLRISHSTVKNGGIKIGAGHCLDTLVLKNSYYQRSIEERGLLNQAKLRVLNLQGLILNKATLYEVILKNHQTLETIKLDVWEPQLGSNDQVLNAISKCHRLNKLLIRNVSFYNISDHSIQQLTKLSHLTSLTFSKMDNVSPKSFANLFKQPHSKNYTKIHLSACEGVNSTVVRTIAKNCPNLINLTLHQPKATNGNLFTAVDLIYLASKCVQLRFLDLCYTHFSIGIAIPVIVYFLPNLKRFKYYLNSSSNPSSKFVSDTILKFLVSHLRDFDVKIGLNSHLDETITGYRCNLKS; from the exons atggccACGTTTGACAATCTACCCGAAGAAATCGTACTAAAGATATTCAAATTTGTACCACAGTCTTGTTTGCAGAACGATATCGCCAAAGTGTGCGAGAGATGGCAGCGTATCAGTCGAGATAATTCGTTATATCGCGATGTACATTTCGACGCCAGGTTATCCCTTAATATGGCCATCGATGTCATACAGAAATACGCCCAGCACATTAATCGTTTAGTAATTAGTCGCAGATTGGATACCGATGATATTCTGAAAGTATTACCCGCTTGTACGAATTTAACCTCTTTGACGGCTGATTCGTGTACGGGGTGGTTTATCCCCTATGGACGAATATCTACCGAAGTTGACGCTGATTTGATTtcgaccattttggaaaaaaatgccaagcTCGGTTCGCTTCGGATTTCGCATTCTACCGTTAAAAATGGCGGTATCAAGATCGGTGCTGGCCATTGTTTGGATACTTtggtgttgaaaaattcttattatCAGAGATCGATCGAGGAGAGAGGTTTATTGAATCAAGCCAAGCTCAGGGTGCTCAATTTGCAAGGGTTGATTTTGAACAAAGCGACATTGTACGAG GTGATACTGAAAAACCATCAAACGCTGGAAACGATCAAACTAGACGTCTGGGAACCACAACTCGGCTCAAACGATCAAGTGCTCAACGCCATCTCAAAATGCCACCGCTTAAACAAATTGCTCATTCGAAACGTATCATTTTACAATATATCCGATCACAGTATCCAGCAGCTCACCAAACTCAGCCATCTCACTTCGTTGACGTTTTCCAAAATGGACAACGTTAGTCCGAAATCTTTCGCTAATCTATTCAAGCAACCGCAttcgaaaaattacaccaaaattCACCTAAGCGCATGCGAAGGTGTCAATAGCACCGTAGTAAGAACCATCGCTAAAAACTGTCCTAATTTAATTAACCTAACATTACATCAACCGAAAGCTACAAACGGCAACTTGTTTACCGCCGTGGATTTAATATATTTGGCTTCAAAATGCGTTCAACTCCGATTTTTAGATTTATGCTATACCCATTTTTCTATAGGTATAGCTATACCTGTAATCGTGtattttttacccaatttgaaAAGGTTTAAGTATTATTTAAATTCGTCGTCGAATCCCAGCTCAAAATTCGTATCGGatactattttaaaatttctagtcTCGCATTTGCGTGATTTTGATGTTAAAATTGGTTTAAATTCGCATCTTGATGAGACGATCACAGGTTACAGatgtaatttaaaaagttga
- the LOC135831492 gene encoding methyltransferase-like 26 — MKRSILSSLLIANVIYYCSHTISCKKSDKPRRTIATMSTPEMAYDSNTEAISEEWEWADSNFLNISTNDSQQLVVEILRKYLDNDTLFVELSSGNGERIVNFAQNFPYVTFQPTEYENDPMKMANVRPQKVHYNLSNIRDPVHVDIESSSRMWFDGSIYEESVDYMFLVANLLHAAPLKVTTGIFEGAARYLKPAGYLLMYGPFKLQGKIYGDENLKLDRDLRKKNFKWGLREVWGELNEEAFDVGIYLEMIYKLPDQKNQIIAWKKDEIMQYHLDESKIAVDDAVTDMVNYFDDDYGDDVPEDENENANATFYTTMMPTGAYVDE, encoded by the exons ATGAAGCGTTCGATTTTAAGCAGCTTATTGATCGCTAACGTGATTTATTATTGTTCCCATACCATTAGCTGCAAGAAAAGTGACAAACCAAGAAGAACGATAGCAACAATGTCGACACCGGAAATGGCATACGATTCGAATACAGAGGCGATCAGTGAA GAATGGGAATGGGCGGatagcaactttttgaatatcAGTACCAACGATAGCCAGCAGCTGGTTGTAGAAATCTTGAGGAAGTATCTGGATAACGATACGTTGTTTGTGGAACTTAGCTCGGGCAATGGAGAGCGTATtgtaaattttgctcaaaacttTCCTTACGTTACGTTTCAACCTACCGAATACGAGAACGATCCGATGAAGATGGCCAATGTTCGTCCTCAAAAAGTGCACTATAATTTGAGTAATATAAGAGATCCGGTGCACGTGGATATCGAGTCATCTTCGAGAATGTGGTTCGATGGCAGTATCTATGAGGAAAGCGTCGATTATATGTTCCTCGTTGCTAATTTATTGCACGCGGCGCCTCTGAAAGTCACTACAG GAATATTCGAAGGCGCTGCCAGATACTTGAAGCCGGCAGGTTATCTATTAATGTACGGACCCTTCAAACTGCAAGGAAAAATATACGGTGACGAGAACCTAAAACTGGATCGTGATTTGAGGAAGAAAAACTTCAAGTGGGGTTTGCGCGAGGTATGGGGAGAGCTGAACGAAGAAGCCTTCGACGTTGGCATTTATTTAGAAATGATATACAAATTACccgatcaaaaaaatcaaataatcgcGTGGAAAAAGGACGAGATCATGCAATACCATCTGGATGAATCGAAAATAGCAGTAGACGATGCAGTCACCGATATGGTCAACTATTTCGACGATGATTACGGTGATGACGTCCCCGAAGATGAAAACGAAAACGCAAATGCTACGTTTTATACGACGATGATGCCGACAGGGGCGTACGTAGATGAATAG
- the LOC135831499 gene encoding methyltransferase-like 26, with the protein MIGSSFLKWRFNLIFISAIPLIISWDKDFNDGCYWNELQNVTDITTIDKFDALQKMLRHLKPEINLDMVIRYMTKYMPYTENGTIFLELLSGDGEFIFSLAKNLSETGILFQPSETNASLMETISNKRKEYGSPNVLEPIYLDPCSDPSDWFASAKEKVANFSLAYIFNANSINLMHWNCTKQIFRATQQYLRQNGSVFFYGTFSYGTVRSPKANKDLHNLMKMCNPDWGLRDAYREMTKFGAMLELYLDRTIFYPTPLYCEMLVWKRMHDDLSRKAEKVYQKNIREY; encoded by the exons ATGATTGGTTCGTCATTTCTCAAGTGGcgttttaatttgattttcatttccgCGATCCCTTTAATAATCAGTTGGGACAAGGATTTCAACGATGGCTGTTATTGGAACGAATTACAAAATGTCACCGATATCACCACTATAGATAAATTc GATGCCCTACAAAAAATGCTGCGACATTTAAAACCCGAAATCAACTTGGATATGGTTATCCGTTACATGACCAAGTACATGCCTTACACGGAGAATGGCACCATATTTTTAGAACTGCTATCGGGCGACGGCGAATTCATCTTCAGTTTGGCGAAAAATCTATCTGAAACTGGCATATTATTTCAACCTTCGGAGACGAACGCGTCATTGATGGAAACCATTTCGAACAAAAGGAAAGAATACGGATCGCCGAATGTTTTGGAGCCGATTTACTTGGATCCGTGTTCGGATCCGAGTGACTGGTTCGCCTCGGCCAAAGAAAAAGTTGCGAATTTTTCATTGGCTTATATATTCAATGCTAATTCCATTAATTTAATGCATTGGAATTGCACTAAAC aaatattCCGAGCCACGCAACAATATTTGAGACAAAATGGATCAGTATTTTTCTACGGTACTTTTTCGTACGGCACGGTGCGTTCTCCTAAAGCCAATAAAGATCTGCATAATTTAATGAAGATGTGCAATCCGGACTGGGGTCTACGAGACGCTTACCGAGAAATGACCAAATTTGGCGCCATGCTCGAACTTTACCTCGATCGCACCATTTTTTATCCTACGCCACTCTATTGCGAAATGCTCGTATGGAAAAGAATGCACGATGATTTGAGTCGAAAAGCTGAAAAAGTATATCAGAAAAATATCAGAGAGTATTAA